In Methanosarcina barkeri MS, a single window of DNA contains:
- a CDS encoding oligosaccharyl transferase, archaeosortase A system-associated, giving the protein MSSQDRPVSSFKDKIKSSWPYILTVAIIGFVSLWVRILPSDRVLLPGGIVKFTTNDAWYHMRTLFVLLENYPHRMFFNPMTNYPNGSYIHFGPLFDQMMAVTSLILGMGNPSSQLINTIGAYFPAVLGALTVIPVYYIGKYLGGHKTGILAAILIAFAPGQFLSRSMIGFTDHHVAESLFSTLFMMFFMLALISAKEKNLRFEDVFNKKFTVLKEPLLYSILAGVMYSAYQLCWPGGSLFLLIVLVYAIFQYILDNFRNESSDYLGFTGIVTCLVSTILILPFVHPDMGFSLYYYSWFHVITSLGTMAGFVALSFIEREFKRKKMKSYYYPLLILGVGILGLICIKILSPSLYSLIIHAPNTVFRIQQGGPSTIDEASSIFYDYGAFTMSKVYSNFTPTGFFASLLGMFILAANLFRKSKPQEVLLLVWSFLIFLAIYGQNRFAYYYSINVSVLSAYLGGLLLEKVKWSELDQKFKSNVKSPADIPRALKFVKVEQVFAVLLIVIFLIYPVYGSAMPYTKMVYGQPSQPWDEACTWLRSNTPDPGMDYNAIYEAPTNGEMFQYPDTAYGVMSWWDFGHYIETIGHRIPNANPFQAGIGGRSKSINETNRPGATTFLTAPSEEEASAVLEAIDPRSDKAGARYIMSDAKMATSMFQSITKWTLDIEGYYQAYWIDKQYISLPTTRYFNTMEARLHILDGNGLKQYRMVHETEAYQTDELLYKYAYNFILGGNIPQVYTGYVKVFEYVKGAKITGTVSSNETVKINTTILTNQGRTFDYSQSTTADSQGRYEFTVPYSTDGPIAGQTQFDTAPSGSYVLSYGDTTKEVKVSEEAVLKGEQIKV; this is encoded by the coding sequence CTTATATTCTGACAGTTGCGATAATTGGTTTCGTGTCTCTATGGGTCAGAATACTTCCTTCAGATAGAGTACTTTTGCCTGGCGGGATTGTGAAGTTCACGACCAATGATGCATGGTATCATATGCGTACCTTATTCGTCCTGCTTGAAAATTACCCCCACAGGATGTTTTTCAATCCCATGACCAACTATCCTAACGGGAGTTACATACATTTTGGGCCATTGTTTGATCAAATGATGGCTGTTACTTCACTGATTCTTGGAATGGGAAATCCCAGTTCTCAACTGATTAACACTATAGGGGCCTATTTCCCTGCCGTGCTCGGGGCCTTAACTGTTATTCCGGTTTACTACATAGGAAAATATCTTGGAGGGCATAAAACTGGGATTCTGGCTGCAATCCTGATTGCATTTGCTCCAGGGCAGTTTCTGTCCCGTTCAATGATTGGCTTCACAGACCATCATGTTGCCGAGTCACTATTCAGTACTTTATTCATGATGTTTTTCATGCTGGCTTTGATTTCAGCAAAGGAGAAAAATCTGCGTTTTGAAGACGTGTTCAATAAGAAATTTACTGTCCTGAAAGAGCCTCTTTTGTACTCTATTCTGGCTGGAGTCATGTACTCAGCTTACCAGCTTTGCTGGCCCGGAGGCTCACTATTTTTATTAATCGTTCTCGTTTATGCTATATTCCAGTATATCTTGGACAATTTCCGGAATGAGTCAAGTGATTACCTTGGATTTACGGGCATAGTCACCTGTCTGGTAAGTACAATCCTTATCCTTCCATTTGTCCATCCTGACATGGGTTTTTCTCTATACTATTACTCCTGGTTCCATGTTATCACATCTCTTGGGACAATGGCAGGTTTTGTAGCTTTGAGTTTCATCGAAAGAGAGTTCAAAAGAAAGAAAATGAAATCTTATTATTACCCTCTTCTTATCCTCGGAGTTGGAATTCTCGGACTTATATGTATCAAAATTTTATCTCCATCACTTTATTCCCTGATTATACATGCACCAAACACTGTTTTTAGGATTCAACAGGGAGGACCTTCCACAATCGATGAGGCTTCTTCAATATTTTACGATTATGGCGCTTTTACGATGTCTAAAGTTTATTCAAATTTCACTCCTACGGGATTTTTCGCGTCTCTGCTCGGGATGTTTATTCTGGCTGCAAACCTGTTCAGAAAATCAAAGCCTCAGGAAGTGTTACTTCTTGTCTGGAGTTTCCTTATTTTCCTTGCAATTTACGGTCAGAACCGTTTTGCATATTATTATTCAATAAACGTTTCAGTTTTGAGTGCATATCTGGGAGGCTTGTTACTTGAAAAAGTAAAGTGGAGTGAACTTGACCAGAAGTTCAAAAGTAATGTAAAGTCGCCTGCAGATATCCCGAGGGCGTTGAAATTCGTCAAAGTAGAACAGGTTTTTGCAGTCCTTCTTATAGTAATATTTTTGATTTATCCGGTATACGGATCTGCAATGCCATATACAAAAATGGTATACGGTCAGCCCAGTCAACCTTGGGATGAAGCTTGTACCTGGCTTCGCTCAAACACTCCAGATCCTGGTATGGACTACAATGCCATTTATGAAGCCCCGACAAACGGAGAGATGTTCCAGTATCCAGACACTGCATACGGTGTTATGTCATGGTGGGACTTCGGACACTATATAGAGACAATAGGTCACAGAATACCAAATGCGAACCCGTTCCAGGCAGGAATAGGTGGACGCTCGAAAAGCATTAATGAGACAAACCGACCAGGTGCTACAACCTTTCTTACAGCTCCATCTGAAGAGGAAGCAAGTGCAGTGCTTGAAGCCATAGACCCTAGGTCTGACAAAGCAGGTGCAAGATATATAATGTCTGATGCCAAAATGGCTACAAGTATGTTCCAATCAATTACTAAATGGACTCTTGATATAGAAGGGTATTACCAGGCTTACTGGATAGATAAACAGTATATAAGCCTGCCTACCACTCGATATTTTAATACCATGGAGGCAAGACTGCATATTTTAGACGGAAACGGATTGAAGCAATACCGCATGGTTCACGAGACCGAGGCCTACCAAACTGATGAGCTATTGTATAAATATGCCTACAATTTTATTCTGGGGGGTAATATCCCGCAAGTGTATACCGGTTATGTCAAGGTTTTCGAGTACGTTAAAGGTGCAAAGATAACAGGAACAGTTTCCTCCAATGAGACTGTTAAAATAAACACTACAATTCTTACGAATCAGGGAAGGACCTTTGACTATTCACAGTCAACAACGGCGGATTCTCAGGGTAGGTATGAATTCACAGTACCTTATTCGACGGATGGGCCGATTGCAGGTCAGACTCAGTTTGATACTGCACCTTCAGGCTCTTATGTGTTGAGCTATGGCGATACGACAAAAGAAGTGAAAGTCAGTGAAGAAGCCGTATTAAAAGGAGAACAAATAAAGGTCTGA